One window of Acidobacteriota bacterium genomic DNA carries:
- a CDS encoding zinc ribbon domain-containing protein → MYCPACGTDLPSQLKFCNRCGTQLSLQGRPAEMVVPSHQLTEMVKYVSTTVGVIGGGALILLFFFAIKLLERGQVGEAVPLFLIGLLMIMGLASVFLFQWSRLLKLYLHMAPPVQSNSLPLPERPLAQPNLLPEPPLSVTEHTTKTLQPQSQYRERTTK, encoded by the coding sequence GAACCGATTTGCCATCCCAACTGAAATTCTGCAACCGGTGTGGAACGCAATTGTCACTCCAGGGAAGACCCGCCGAAATGGTGGTGCCATCGCATCAACTGACAGAGATGGTGAAATATGTGTCAACCACGGTTGGTGTGATCGGAGGTGGAGCACTGATCCTGTTGTTTTTCTTTGCCATCAAGTTACTGGAGCGAGGACAGGTCGGCGAAGCCGTGCCGTTATTTCTCATTGGATTGTTGATGATTATGGGTCTTGCCAGCGTGTTTCTCTTTCAGTGGTCTCGACTGTTGAAACTCTATCTGCACATGGCACCTCCGGTACAATCGAATTCCCTCCCCTTGCCAGAGCGACCCCTGGCTCAACCGAACCTGCTTCCAGAGCCTCCACTCAGCGTCACCGAACACACCACCAAGACGCTGCAACCGCAGTCGCAGTATCGGGAACGAACCACAAAATAA